The sequence below is a genomic window from Blastococcus sp. Marseille-P5729.
CGAAGATGTCCGGGTACAACCACGCGCAGGAGGAGATAGATGGGTGCATGGGGCACCGGCCCGTTCGAGAATGACGACGCCCTTGACCTGGTCGGTGAGATCAACGATTCCGAGCCCGATGCAGTAGCCGAGCTGCTCACCGACATCCTCGATGTGCCCGATCCTGACGAGGAGATGGACGAGGTCGACGGCACCGAGGCGTACGCCGTGGCGGCGCTGCTCGCCGCCAAGCTGGAGCGCCTGGAGGTCACCTCCCCCGACGTCCTCGATGCCGTCTCAAAGATCCCGACAGAGGTGGTGGGTGCACTGCTGCCGAACGCGCGCACGATGCTCACCCGGATCCTCGGGGAGAACAGCGAGTTCGCCGAGCTGTGGATCGAGTCGGGGCGTCTCGAGAAGATCCGCGGCGAGATCGGCAAGATCCAGCGCGCCCTGCGCTAGCGATCCAGCCGCCTACACTCACTCTCGTGAGTGACTCGAGCGCGCCTGCCCGCACCAACACCAAGACCATC
It includes:
- a CDS encoding DUF4259 domain-containing protein; translated protein: MGAWGTGPFENDDALDLVGEINDSEPDAVAELLTDILDVPDPDEEMDEVDGTEAYAVAALLAAKLERLEVTSPDVLDAVSKIPTEVVGALLPNARTMLTRILGENSEFAELWIESGRLEKIRGEIGKIQRALR